Genomic window (Dyadobacter fanqingshengii):
ATAGTTAAGCTGAGTTAAAAGCTCTTGCCAGAATTTTAAAATGCAGACGAAACGAAGGTAGAATGGGGAAGTATGGGCGAATTACACCCGATAATCGCGGTTCAAAAAAACCGGACATATCCAGACCAGACGAAGCTTCATTTCGCGGAAGCATTGTCAACAAAAAAAGGCAGGTCTCCTGACTTGTAACATTTACACCATCCTTCCCGGTTGTCCAGTGGATATCATTCCGATGTAAACTTTAATCGTTACTTACAGTTGCGCGACAGCTCGTGATTTGCACACGATTCCCTATTAATTCACGTGGTTAGTAAAACCTTTTTCTATTGGAAAAACAAAGTAAAGAACTATTTCAAGGCTGTAAAAGTAGGGGAATTTATAGTTTTTCTCGTTGCGTAAAACAAAAAAACTCCATCTTTGCGGCTCAATTGGTTCACGTCTTTGGGCGTGATGAAAAGGGAATCCGGTGTAAATCCGGAGCAGTACCCGCTGCTGTAAGTTCATAATAAGCGTTGTAACAGGTTTGTGCCACTGGGGCGATTGAATGAGTTAATGATCATTACCTCTCCCCGGGAAGGCGTTGCAACGGAACGAGTCAGAAGACCTGCCAGTCGATAATTTATCCGGATTGCTTTCGGGAAGAAAGGCAATAGGACACTGGCAGTGGCTCTTTTCGGGCTGTTGCCTGCTCCTGCATTATTCCCCGAGTTTTTCGAGATAAGAATTTTTTCACTTATCTAACCGACACGAAAAACGAATGGTCAACATTCTTCTCCTTGATTCTCTGTTACTGGGTGTCCAGCATTCATTCGAGCCCGACCATATGGCGGCGGTGTCTGTGCTGGCTAGCGAAGACACCAGGAGCCCAGCCCAGCGCTGGAAACTGATCTGGCGATCGTCGCACTGGGCACTGGGGCATTCCTTTACGCTCATCCTTTTTGCAGTGCTGGTTTTGCTGCTGAAATCAACCGTCACCCTCGACGTTTCCGAAAAAGTGGAGCTGCTTGTCGGGCCGTTGATGATCTGGCTCGGCGTGATGGCAATTCGTCGTAACTTTTTGAAAGACAAGACATTACATTTCCACAATCCACAGCAAAAGTTCAGCCGCTCGTTCTGGGTGGGCATGGTGCACGGCCTTGCGGGGACAGGCGGCGCCTGCGCTGTGGCGCTGACCCTGGCAGCGAGCGACGCGCTGACGGCGGTGTGGATCATTATCCTGCAAAGCGCCGGAATTATCCTGTCCATGTCTGCCTATGGCTATTTTTTCGCGACTTCCGTCAACCGCTTTGCCAGCAAGAGGGAGACCTTTCTTAAAATCATTAATTACGTCGTTGGCATATTTTCAATTATTATCGGAGCAATCACTTTGTATGAATCCTTTGCATAAAACTTTACGTTTATCCCTTTCCTGCCTTGCATATGCAAGCTGTTTTTCGGTCGCCGGCCAGAACACACCAGCCGATTCTGCGGATGCAAACCTGCTAAATCCGATCGTGGTTACGGCAACGCGTTTTGACACACAAAAAGAGAGGATCGCCCAGAAAATAAACCTCATATCTTCCGAAGACATCCGCCTTACGCCGGCACAAGATCTTACTGACATGGTGCGTAAATCAGCAGCCGTGGATGTGATCCAGTATCCCAATCTTTCCAGCGGGATAGGGATACGCGGTTTCCGGCCACAATTTTCAGGGCTTAACCAAAGGACATTACTGCTCATTGACGGACGTGCGGCTGGCGCAACGAATTTATCGCAGATCAATTTGAACGGCGTTGAAAGGATCGAAGTGCTGAAAGGACCTGCATCTTCCCTTTACGGCTCACAGGCCATGGGAGGCGTTATCAATGTGATTACAAGACGTTCAAAAGGCCCGGCAAGTGGCTATGGATTTGTAGAATATGGCAGTTTCAAAACCATTCAGGCTGGCGTCAATACAGGTGGAAATCTGACCCAAAAACTCGATTACGACCTATCATTTGCGTATTTGGAAAGATCAAAAGACTATAAAATGGGGAGCAACAACTGGCTGAGAAATGCCTGGGGCTACCACTCGGCGCAAAAAAATTACACGGATCGGCCCATTGAAATAGTTGATGAAACTATAAATGATGGCACAAAACGGCCTTACACGCAGCTGCATTACTATTCGGGCGCATTGCGGCTGGGTTATCAGTTGAACCAGTATTTCAGGTTAGATGTGCGGGGTGAGACGTTCCAGGCGAAGGATGTTGAATCGCCGGGCGAAATTTCCTCGGGAAGCTCGGAGGCAAGCACTAAGGACATGGGCAGGTCGGCATTGGACATTGCGCTTACCGGACGGATCGGCTTGCACAGCCCCAGCGTTAAAGTTTTTGGAGCCGGAGAAAACACAACCAATTATACATTGCATGTTTCGGGCAAGCCTGTGGTCCCTTTCCGTTCGGCCGCCGGGAAAAATGAGTGGAGAGGAGTTCAGGTTAAAGATGTTTGGAAATTGGGACAACATGCGTTGATCATGGGTTATGACTATCTGAATGCTTCCACCAAGAGCCGCCGCTGGACTAACGACACTACAGAACGCGCACCAACGCAGCCAGAATATGCGATCATATCATCCGCATTTTTTGCGCAGGCATTGCTGAATTTCGGAAAAATAACCTTGCAGCCGGGCGTGCGCTACGATAACATTACATTCGATGTGCGCGAAACTGCCTTGTTGCCGACTTACAAAGCTGGTAAGGAGAAAACGCCGTTCACAAGTCCGAGTCTCGGGATAACTTACAATCCTGTAAAATTTCTATTCGTAAAAGCCAATATCGGCCGCGCATTTGTGACGACGGATGCTTACAGTGTGGCGGGATATAACGAAATAAGGGACGCAAAAGGGCGGATCGCCGTCACCGCAGGAAACCCGGACCTGAAAAACGAAAGCAGTGTAAGCTGGGACCTGGGACTGCATTTGAACAAACCAAAATCAGGCTTCTTTGCGAGTGTAACCTATTTTTCAACGCAAGTAGAAAACCGCATCGCCAAGATTATCAGGACCGTGAATGAGCCGTTGGCAAGTGGTGATTTAATCGTTTCGAGAGCCACTTTCACCAATGCTGCGGATGCCAGTATCAATGGTTTGGAAAGCGAAATTTCCTATGATTTCGGCACTTTGAGCGATCACCGATATTCATTACGGGCATTCTGGAATGGCACTTCCCTGCTAACAGCAAAGGAGCTGATCATCGGCTCGGATGCTTCGGAAACGACAAGAGGCATCCAGAATGTCGCGCGTAACACTTTCAACTACGGTCTGGAATATGACAACCTGAAATGGCTGCGTCTCCGGTTGTCTGGGCGCACGGTGGGCATGCGGACGGACATTGACTACACAGACCCAGTCAATCCTGAAATTGAGTATCCAAATTACATGGTTATCGACTTCGCAGCGGCATTTAAAATCACTGAAAACCATTCGCTTACCTTGAAAGTAGCGAATGCGACGGACGAGAATTACTACGAAAAAAGAGGCTATAATCTGCCTGGGCGAGCTATTTCGTGCCGTTATGCATTCAGTTTTTAAGAAATGACAAGTGCGATGCCTGGTGCTAATTCTGCAATTTTTATCATCTTTGTCTATCAATTTAATGGATTGATAATTGCAGACGCAGTCTTCCACCATTCCGGGCATTCACGAAGGACATTTTACATTAATGAAGTTAACAATTTCCGGTTCTCTTTTTTCAGCGCGGACCTGCGCAGTCCGCAGCGTGCTGCTGGTTTCCGGATTTTGCTGCTTTATTCATATACATTCATTTTCACAGGCAATTGATTCGGTCAAAAGGGAACTGATCATCGATTTTGAAGCAAGGCCACGCGCCGAATATCGCGATAATTTCAAGCTTACTGCGGCGGATTCGATTATGCCGGAATTGTTCGCAACGCAAAGGAACAGGCTCAATATCAACTATTTATCCAGAAACTTTAAGTTCCATGCGTCACCTCAGGAAATACATGTCTGGGGCAAATCGGACCGGTTTTCGCGCGTGGGCAGCATTAATGCCTTCGAGTTGTATATCGAGCCTTCATTTACCAAACATTTTTCTGCGCGGATTGGCAGGCAGGCCTTGTCGCTGGACAACGGCCGGATTTATTCAGCCGCGCCATGGGGCCAGCAGGGGCGCTCGCATGAGGGCGTCCGGTTTTTTTATAATAAAAAGGTAACTACCGATCTTACCATTGCTTTTACCCGGAATTATGGAAATGCTTTCGATGCGGCGTATTCGCCGGTGGCTGCGCATCAGTATAAATTGCTTTTTGTACACCATTTGAAATACACATTTAAAAATCACCTGGCTATAACCACCATCAATACGCTCGAAGTGTTTGATAAAAACGACAAAAATCGACACGATTATCAGCGGATTACGAATGGCGGACGCCTGGAATATAGCCACGGATGGATATATGGAACAGTAAATGCATATTATCAATACGGCCGGAATGCCAGCGCAAAGACGATCCGGGCCTATTATATCCAGCCGGAAATAAGCGCGACCACGAACAAAGCAACATTGCGGCTGGGTGCTGAGATCATGAGCGGCGACCGGAAAACAGTGCCGGCAAATGTGACCAATTCATTTGTGCCACTCTATGGCGTCGCCTGGAAATTCATGGGTAATATGAATCTTTTTACGAGATTTCCGGCCGACCTGAATGACAGAGGACTGGTCAATCCTTATCTTTTCTTTTTATATCAGATTAACAAAAAACTGGCCCTGCGCTCTGATTTCCACCTTTTTTATTCCCAGCATCAGCTCAGGGAAAGCAAGGAGCTCGCCGGAACCTATCTGGGTTTTGAAAACGACCTTTCTATTAATTACAAACCCGTAAAAAGGCTGGAAATAATATTTGGGTTTTCTTCGACATTTGCCGGCGAACGCATGGAACTGCTCAAAAAAGTCCCTGACTCGGATAAGGTTCCTGTTTGGAGTTATCTCATGGTTTCCTATACGCCCCGGCTGCTGCATTTGACAGCCAGGCGGTAATGCTGCGGAGCATTTCCTTTCTGTCATGCCAATTACCACAACATTATCACTCCTGAATCTCAGGTTTCAGCTCCTGGATCGTCCAGGCCGTAGTCCGCGAAGCACTTTCTTGTCTAATCTTCCGAACCTCATCAGCCCTTACCGCCGGTGAAGAAGCCTTCCGAACCGGAAAACCGGAAGCATTATTGACCGCAGCTGGCGCCATTCCAGGAATTTCGCCCTTTTTCCGGGGCGGTTTGCCGCCAAAATCGTGGCGGATGTAGCTGACAACGGATGCCACCCATTCGTCGCTATTTGCTTCCATCGCGGGCATAATGCTGGTGTATTCTTTGCCTTCAACCGGGCCGGTCAAGCCTTTCAACACAATCCGGATCAGGTTATTTTTTTCTATAAATTCGAGTCTTGGTGAGCCGGCCAGCGGTGGTGCGGCCATTCTGGCACCGCCTATTGCCAGTCCTTTGGCATCCGCACCATGACAGCTTGCACACAATGATTTGAAAATCGCTGCGCCGCCAATGATCAGCTTTCGCGATTCCTCGTCCATCTGTCCCAGCCTGCTCCCGAATGTTCTCACATTTTCGTTCTTGTCCAAAGCCGTTTTCGTAGCCAGCAGCATTTCATGGTTTTGTCCTTTATCCAAAATTTCTTTAACAATTGCTTTGCCCCGCTCCGACTTGCTGTTATACAATGACAACAGCATCTGAACCCGAACATCATCGTCGGCATCCTGCGCCAGCTTGCCGGCCTTCGCCATCAGTTTTTCGTCCCCCGACTTCAAAAATGGCTCACTGATCCAGACAGCGGTTTTTCTCACGCGCGCATCCGGGTCGTTCATGCTGTTTAACAGTAATTCCTGATCAATTGCATCCATGCCTTCCAAAGTCCATAACGCATGAATTTTGGCTAAATGTTGCAATTCGTTTTGCCCCACATTGCGCTTACCCGTGGCTATTTCTCTTAATGCAGGAATCACCGATTTATCTGCGCGAGTAATGAGTTCTTTCTGTGCATTGTCACGCCACCAGCCGTTCGGATGGGCGAGATAGGTGAGCAGCTCTGCTGGTTTCTGGTTCAGCATTTGGGGCTTTGCGGCCATTTTGGAGCCTTCGTGAACGACCCGGTAAATGCGGCCGTGCCCCACGTTTTTGGCGAGGCCAATGCTGTCAATTTTTTGTCTGAGAAATGACCCGGGAGGCGTCCAGTTGCCTTGCTGGATGATCCCTCGGTGCATATCCACAATGTAAAGGTGGCCATCGGGCCCGGTTGCAGAGTTTACAGGCCTGAAATTCATGTCCGAAGACGACAAGAATTCTTTGCGCTGATATACATTTTGCAGCGTCGTTTTTCCATTTTGATGTACCACTTTCGCGCGCCTTACTGCCCTGGCAACCGGCTCACAAACAATGTAATCGCCCGAAAAATCGGCAGGATATTGTTCGCCTCTGTAAATGGATTGGCCGGTCGGTGCCGTGAAATGGTTGAGCGTTTCATTCGGGCGCAGCCGTGGCGGACCGCCCTGCACATCCGGCGTGGCAATGATAGGCCACACTTCGGAAAACTCAGCATTATATTGATCCGGGAAATCCAGCGTCCCGTATTTTGGATTGATCTGAAAACCAAGCACCGGGATTTCGCCGCCCGCCCTTGAATAAAAAAGCCGGCCATAATCGTCATGCGTAAGACCCCACTGTCCGCTTGACCCGCTCACGATCGTATCCACCTGCATTTTGCCATTGGTATAACGAAAACGGACTGCGTCGTAAGTGAGATACATCCAGTTGTCCAGGTTCCAGTCGAGCCCGCTCCGCTGGTGTTCCATGTTCACATCATTGACCACATATTTGTCATTTTGATAAACAGGTTTTTTCAAATCGGCTTTCCCGTCGCCGTCGGTGTCGCGGTAACTGTAAATGTCAATGGTGTTGGTTTCATTCACGAGCAGCTCATTACCCACCGGCTGCATCATTCTGGGGAGAAGCAGGCTATCGATAAAAATGGTGCTTTTGTCCATCACACCATCATTATTCGTGTCTTCCAGAAGTGAAATCCTGCTGATTTTCTGTTGCTCGCCCACGGCATCCGCATCCTGCATGTAAGTGAGCATTTCGGCCACATACATGCTGCCATTGCCATTCCAGGCAATGGCAACCGGCTCTTTGATCATCGGTTCGCTCGCAACCAGTTGCAAGCGATATCCAGGTGGAAGGTGCATGGTTGCCATGCTTTCCTTAGGCGATAAGTATTTGCCGGTTGGATTGGGATTGAATTCGGGTGTCTGGAACTCGGCAGTAACACCGCCATTTTTCGTCCCTGAACAATTGTAAATCAGCAAGGAAGCCAGCAGCAGCCCTGAAAACGCAATGACATTTCTCATTTATTAGATTTTTACGCTCTGACCGGATTTTACCGACTTGTAAATGGCTTCCACGACGCGGATATCACGAAGTCCTTCTTCACCGGGAGCGATCAGGTCTGTGTTGTTCATGATAGCCAGGCAATCTTCGTCCATTTGTTTGGCTTGCTGGCTTTTAATCGGAAAATTAATAATAGTGCCGTCCGACATACTGCCTTTATTGCCACTATATCCCGACTGCGGCTCCATTTTCACCCAACCTTTTTCATAATTAATTTGC
Coding sequences:
- a CDS encoding TonB-dependent receptor plug domain-containing protein; this encodes MNPLHKTLRLSLSCLAYASCFSVAGQNTPADSADANLLNPIVVTATRFDTQKERIAQKINLISSEDIRLTPAQDLTDMVRKSAAVDVIQYPNLSSGIGIRGFRPQFSGLNQRTLLLIDGRAAGATNLSQINLNGVERIEVLKGPASSLYGSQAMGGVINVITRRSKGPASGYGFVEYGSFKTIQAGVNTGGNLTQKLDYDLSFAYLERSKDYKMGSNNWLRNAWGYHSAQKNYTDRPIEIVDETINDGTKRPYTQLHYYSGALRLGYQLNQYFRLDVRGETFQAKDVESPGEISSGSSEASTKDMGRSALDIALTGRIGLHSPSVKVFGAGENTTNYTLHVSGKPVVPFRSAAGKNEWRGVQVKDVWKLGQHALIMGYDYLNASTKSRRWTNDTTERAPTQPEYAIISSAFFAQALLNFGKITLQPGVRYDNITFDVRETALLPTYKAGKEKTPFTSPSLGITYNPVKFLFVKANIGRAFVTTDAYSVAGYNEIRDAKGRIAVTAGNPDLKNESSVSWDLGLHLNKPKSGFFASVTYFSTQVENRIAKIIRTVNEPLASGDLIVSRATFTNAADASINGLESEISYDFGTLSDHRYSLRAFWNGTSLLTAKELIIGSDASETTRGIQNVARNTFNYGLEYDNLKWLRLRLSGRTVGMRTDIDYTDPVNPEIEYPNYMVIDFAAAFKITENHSLTLKVANATDENYYEKRGYNLPGRAISCRYAFSF
- a CDS encoding alginate export family protein gives rise to the protein MQTQSSTIPGIHEGHFTLMKLTISGSLFSARTCAVRSVLLVSGFCCFIHIHSFSQAIDSVKRELIIDFEARPRAEYRDNFKLTAADSIMPELFATQRNRLNINYLSRNFKFHASPQEIHVWGKSDRFSRVGSINAFELYIEPSFTKHFSARIGRQALSLDNGRIYSAAPWGQQGRSHEGVRFFYNKKVTTDLTIAFTRNYGNAFDAAYSPVAAHQYKLLFVHHLKYTFKNHLAITTINTLEVFDKNDKNRHDYQRITNGGRLEYSHGWIYGTVNAYYQYGRNASAKTIRAYYIQPEISATTNKATLRLGAEIMSGDRKTVPANVTNSFVPLYGVAWKFMGNMNLFTRFPADLNDRGLVNPYLFFLYQINKKLALRSDFHLFYSQHQLRESKELAGTYLGFENDLSINYKPVKRLEIIFGFSSTFAGERMELLKKVPDSDKVPVWSYLMVSYTPRLLHLTARR
- a CDS encoding DUF7133 domain-containing protein, with translation MRNVIAFSGLLLASLLIYNCSGTKNGGVTAEFQTPEFNPNPTGKYLSPKESMATMHLPPGYRLQLVASEPMIKEPVAIAWNGNGSMYVAEMLTYMQDADAVGEQQKISRISLLEDTNNDGVMDKSTIFIDSLLLPRMMQPVGNELLVNETNTIDIYSYRDTDGDGKADLKKPVYQNDKYVVNDVNMEHQRSGLDWNLDNWMYLTYDAVRFRYTNGKMQVDTIVSGSSGQWGLTHDDYGRLFYSRAGGEIPVLGFQINPKYGTLDFPDQYNAEFSEVWPIIATPDVQGGPPRLRPNETLNHFTAPTGQSIYRGEQYPADFSGDYIVCEPVARAVRRAKVVHQNGKTTLQNVYQRKEFLSSSDMNFRPVNSATGPDGHLYIVDMHRGIIQQGNWTPPGSFLRQKIDSIGLAKNVGHGRIYRVVHEGSKMAAKPQMLNQKPAELLTYLAHPNGWWRDNAQKELITRADKSVIPALREIATGKRNVGQNELQHLAKIHALWTLEGMDAIDQELLLNSMNDPDARVRKTAVWISEPFLKSGDEKLMAKAGKLAQDADDDVRVQMLLSLYNSKSERGKAIVKEILDKGQNHEMLLATKTALDKNENVRTFGSRLGQMDEESRKLIIGGAAIFKSLCASCHGADAKGLAIGGARMAAPPLAGSPRLEFIEKNNLIRIVLKGLTGPVEGKEYTSIMPAMEANSDEWVASVVSYIRHDFGGKPPRKKGEIPGMAPAAVNNASGFPVRKASSPAVRADEVRKIRQESASRTTAWTIQELKPEIQE